A single window of Amphiura filiformis unplaced genomic scaffold, Afil_fr2py scaffold_406, whole genome shotgun sequence DNA harbors:
- the LOC140145571 gene encoding epoxide hydrolase 1-like, producing the protein MTAHAVARIFGKLMSRLGHHRYYVQGGDWGSYITSIMGMLLPEHVKGLHINTVAGASTPWKQVIIGSYFPSLFLPAKDHHMVWPAITKLFDLLMETGYFHLQATKPDTIGHSLTDSPIGLAAYILEKFSSLTNITWRDLEDGGLNEGWQIDDLLNNIMVYWMNGNMASAMRFYKENVPLFKDNINKCQIKVPSGVADFPGEISFLRKPETWVRYKYINLLQYNSMPRGGHFAALEEPQLLAEDFRLFVRRVKTS; encoded by the exons ATGACTGCTCACGCCGTCGCCCGTATCTTCGGCAAGCTGATGTCAAGATTAGGGCATCATAGATATTATGTCCAAGGAGGCGACTGGGGTTCATACATTACGTCTATTATGGGAATGCTACTACCTGA ACACGTCAAAGGATTACATATCAACACGGTTGCCGGCGCAAGCACACCATGGAAACAAGTAATAATAGGGAGCTACTTCCCGTCACTGTTTCTACCAGCCAAAGACCATCACATGGTTTGGCCCGCGATAACAAAGTTGTTTGACTTGCTAATGGAAACTGGCTATTTCCATTTACAAGCAACTAAACCAGACACGATAG GCCATTCTCTAACGGATTCGCCTATTGGTCTAGCAGCATATATTTTAGAGAAATTTTCTTCCCTGACCAATATAACTTGGCGTGACTTAGAAGATGGAGGACTAAATGAGGGATGGCAGATTGATGATCTACTCAATAACATCATGGTGTACTGGATGAATGGGAATATGGCCTCAGCGATGAGGTTTTATAAGGAAAATGTGCCACTATTTAAGGACAATATTAACAA atgCCAAATCAAAGTGCCGTCTGGGGTTGCTGACTTTCCGGGTGAGATTTCCTTTCTCAGAAAACCAGAGACGTGGGTCCGATACAAGTACATCAACTTACTCCAATACAACAGCATGCCACGAGGAGGACATTTTGCGGCTCTAGAGGAACCTCAACTATTGGCTGAAGACTTCAGACTATTTGTTAGAAGAGTAAAGACttcataa